The Candidatus Aenigmatarchaeota archaeon genome has a window encoding:
- a CDS encoding winged helix-turn-helix transcriptional regulator, giving the protein MRKPLLLAFLLIAAAFPAMAEDYYADVQIKVWHAGEVEISGTTNHPTLAPGVYQNFTSKSGSMWVLNITLPETFSEYVYDVELPQKSQVNYLSVPKNIRMETRDGALHLIGSGMDQKFFVVVQYSYDGTPPPQPPSPVVPLAIFALVIAGIVVHYRFKIKKIKLVPPKIRKGYNPLALTERQKEILDFIEKAGNATTQAKLQAGTNIPKASLSRNIDALVKKGILKRERKGMTMVVYFSEE; this is encoded by the coding sequence TTGCTTATTGCTGCGGCTTTTCCGGCAATGGCGGAGGACTACTATGCGGACGTCCAGATTAAGGTCTGGCATGCTGGAGAGGTCGAAATATCGGGCACGACAAACCATCCGACCCTTGCTCCCGGAGTTTACCAGAACTTCACAAGCAAGTCCGGCAGCATGTGGGTTTTGAACATAACCCTCCCGGAGACTTTTTCCGAGTATGTTTATGATGTTGAGCTTCCGCAAAAATCTCAGGTAAATTACCTGTCGGTACCCAAAAATATCCGGATGGAGACGCGTGACGGTGCGCTTCATCTTATCGGCTCGGGCATGGACCAGAAGTTTTTCGTGGTTGTGCAGTACAGCTATGATGGCACCCCTCCACCCCAACCTCCAAGCCCAGTAGTGCCTCTGGCTATTTTTGCGCTTGTAATTGCGGGAATCGTGGTGCACTACAGGTTCAAGATAAAGAAAATAAAATTGGTGCCTCCGAAAATCAGGAAGGGCTATAACCCTCTCGCGCTTACTGAGCGGCAAAAGGAAATTCTTGACTTTATCGAAAAGGCAGGAAACGCCACGACACAGGCAAAGCTTCAGGCGGGGACAAATATTCCCAAGGCATCGCTTTCCCGAAATATAGATGCGCTCGTAAAGAAGGGAATTCTGAAGCGGGAACGGAAGGGGATGACAATGGTTGTTTATTTTAGTGAGGAATAA
- a CDS encoding MGMT family protein, with the protein MRRAVFAIVSKIPPGKVATYGQIADALGTSPRAVGRILNSNEKLVEIPCHRVVMSDGRIGGYKCGVERKIELLESEGVEVKNGRVDLERFLLALEVNPKYD; encoded by the coding sequence ATGAGACGAGCGGTTTTCGCCATTGTTTCAAAAATTCCGCCCGGAAAAGTCGCCACCTACGGCCAGATTGCAGACGCTCTTGGGACAAGTCCAAGAGCAGTTGGCCGAATTTTGAACAGTAATGAAAAGCTGGTCGAGATTCCCTGCCACAGGGTCGTGATGTCTGATGGGCGAATCGGCGGGTACAAGTGTGGAGTCGAGAGGAAGATTGAATTGCTTGAAAGTGAGGGCGTTGAGGTCAAAAACGGGAGGGTGGATTTGGAGCGGTTTTTGCTGGCGCTGGAAGTAAACCCGAAATACGACTAG
- a CDS encoding inositol-3-phosphate synthase: MGKEIKIAISGIGNCCSSLIQGLYYYKNVDSNSELVPGLMHNVLGGYRISDVRPVAAFDIDKRKVGLDLSEAIFSKPNNTKTFCKNVPNLKVPVRMGPVLDGVAPHMMNYPEDEAFRVADAEPCNVVKALQDSGAEILVNYLPVGSQKAVEFYANCALEAGIGFVNCMPVFIASNPIWAKRFEEKKIPCVGDDIKAQVGATITHRVLAKLWADRGVKLDRTYQLNFGGNTDFLNMLERARLVSKKVSKTEAVQSQLPTPMPEGNIHIGPSDYVPFQKDEKICYLRMEGRKFGDVPTTVELRLAVEDSPNSAGVAIDAIRCCKLGLDRKIAGPLKSISSYTMKHPIEQYSDSEARDRVEEFIAGERER, encoded by the coding sequence ATGGGCAAGGAAATCAAAATCGCTATTTCCGGAATCGGGAACTGCTGCTCGAGCTTAATACAGGGGCTCTACTACTACAAAAATGTCGACTCGAACTCCGAGCTTGTGCCGGGGCTAATGCATAATGTTCTTGGCGGCTACAGAATTTCTGATGTCAGGCCAGTTGCAGCTTTTGACATTGACAAAAGAAAAGTTGGGCTTGACTTGTCTGAAGCGATTTTTTCAAAGCCAAACAACACCAAGACATTTTGCAAAAATGTGCCCAATCTGAAGGTGCCTGTCAGAATGGGGCCTGTTTTGGATGGGGTTGCCCCGCACATGATGAACTACCCTGAAGACGAGGCATTCCGTGTGGCGGACGCCGAGCCCTGTAATGTAGTAAAAGCCCTTCAGGATTCGGGCGCTGAGATTCTTGTAAATTACCTTCCAGTCGGCTCTCAAAAAGCCGTTGAGTTTTACGCCAATTGCGCTCTTGAAGCGGGAATCGGCTTTGTTAACTGCATGCCGGTCTTTATCGCCTCAAACCCAATTTGGGCGAAAAGGTTTGAGGAGAAAAAAATACCTTGTGTGGGGGACGACATAAAGGCGCAAGTTGGAGCAACCATTACCCACCGGGTTCTCGCAAAGCTCTGGGCTGACCGGGGCGTAAAATTAGACCGGACTTACCAATTAAACTTTGGGGGGAATACTGACTTTTTGAACATGCTTGAAAGAGCTCGGCTTGTAAGTAAGAAGGTGAGCAAGACTGAAGCAGTGCAGTCCCAGCTTCCAACTCCAATGCCTGAAGGAAACATCCACATCGGGCCGTCAGATTATGTGCCTTTCCAGAAAGACGAGAAAATCTGCTACCTCCGGATGGAGGGAAGAAAATTCGGAGATGTCCCGACAACAGTGGAGCTACGGCTCGCAGTCGAGGACTCGCCAAACAGCGCAGGAGTTGCAATTGATGCGATTAGGTGCTGCAAGCTGGGGCTTGACCGGAAAATTGCAGGGCCATTAAAGTCAATCTCCTCTTACACCATGAAGCACCCAATTGAGCAGTATTCGGATTCAGAGGCGAGAGACAGAGTAGAGGAGTTTATTGCGGGGGAGAGGGAACGGTGA
- a CDS encoding ABC transporter ATP-binding protein, with protein MEKTEKGTRKCFSGDKIISLKNVWKVYKMGEVLVPALKDVTVDIHEGDFVAIVGASGSGKSTMMNMVGCLDTPTKGEVYLKSKNISKMPESELASLRGRAIGFIFQQYNLMPHMTAYENVILPLEFHGYDDETAHKRVVGVLNLVGLAGKMYNRPSQMSGGEQQRVSIARCLVTDPDIILADEPTGALDSVRGKEVLTLLQKLWKEKGKTVIMVTHDLNLARMACSVIELKDGEIVSSGPLKEALRRTAA; from the coding sequence ATGGAAAAGACGGAAAAAGGGACGAGAAAATGCTTCTCCGGCGACAAAATCATTTCGCTTAAGAATGTCTGGAAGGTTTATAAGATGGGTGAAGTCCTCGTGCCTGCATTAAAGGACGTTACCGTGGATATACATGAAGGCGACTTTGTCGCAATAGTCGGCGCTTCTGGTTCCGGGAAATCGACTATGATGAATATGGTCGGCTGCCTTGACACGCCAACAAAGGGGGAAGTTTATTTAAAGTCAAAGAACATAAGCAAGATGCCTGAGTCTGAGCTTGCCTCGCTTCGGGGACGGGCAATTGGGTTTATATTTCAGCAATATAACTTAATGCCCCACATGACCGCTTACGAAAATGTAATTCTCCCACTTGAGTTTCACGGTTATGATGATGAAACTGCCCACAAAAGGGTTGTTGGGGTCTTGAACCTGGTCGGGCTTGCAGGCAAGATGTATAATCGCCCTTCGCAGATGTCGGGCGGAGAGCAGCAGAGAGTGTCGATTGCTCGCTGCCTTGTAACAGACCCTGATATAATACTTGCAGATGAGCCGACAGGAGCTCTTGACAGTGTGAGGGGAAAAGAAGTCCTTACCCTTTTGCAGAAGCTTTGGAAAGAAAAAGGAAAGACGGTTATTATGGTTACGCATGACTTGAATCTTGCGCGCATGGCTTGTTCGGTTATAGAGCTGAAAGACGGTGAGATAGTTTCGTCAGGGCCGCTCAAGGAGGCCTTGCGGAGGACTGCAGCATGA
- a CDS encoding COG1361 S-layer family protein has translation MKTHPILFGLIIVFLQFCAVFAAPTSGASIVDYNERSIISVSLVNQDPDPAISGDIIEVRIGIENKGGEAVNDLMVEVVPTYPFELVSGETGLLNAGTINGYQQNSEMKILKYRLRVNREASAGSYELKVRFYEEGSGQVSERTFSIDIQSRESAEVIYIDKTVLIPGKMSTMTFTINNVGSSPLRDLNFKWSNPDKIILPVGSDNAKYVRYIDVGESAELEYQVIADTNADVGLYELDLCLSYTDPLTGSEKTISTLAGVYVGGETDFDVAFSESSSGTTSFSIANIGNNPAYSVSVIVPSQRSWSVQGPNSVIIGNLNKGDYTVASFTLQQSGSTMQMPNGTRGVGMANATTDGIAAQDRDRNMTAFQNRTMQAQSSTILLQVAYTDTLGERRILDKEVQMASQSSGNTTFAMARTAGRNGTYPQSQGGLGNYVWLISGFIVLAGGFFLYRRHKKKKQASIEFKEGNFLSKKKK, from the coding sequence ATGAAAACTCATCCTATTTTGTTTGGCTTAATAATTGTCTTTTTGCAGTTTTGCGCGGTTTTTGCAGCCCCGACTTCGGGGGCAAGCATTGTAGATTATAATGAGAGAAGCATAATTTCAGTTAGTCTAGTCAACCAGGACCCGGACCCTGCAATATCGGGAGACATAATTGAAGTGCGTATAGGCATTGAAAATAAGGGCGGGGAAGCAGTAAATGACCTTATGGTGGAGGTAGTTCCAACTTATCCGTTTGAGCTTGTTTCAGGCGAAACCGGCCTGCTGAACGCAGGGACGATCAATGGCTACCAGCAGAATTCCGAGATGAAAATTCTCAAATACCGCCTGAGGGTTAACCGGGAGGCATCAGCCGGCTCTTATGAGCTTAAAGTAAGGTTCTATGAAGAGGGCTCTGGGCAAGTTTCGGAAAGGACCTTTTCGATTGACATTCAGAGCAGAGAAAGCGCAGAAGTAATCTATATAGATAAGACCGTCCTTATCCCGGGAAAGATGAGCACCATGACGTTTACGATAAACAATGTGGGGAGTTCGCCGCTTCGCGACCTGAACTTCAAGTGGTCGAACCCTGATAAAATAATACTTCCTGTTGGAAGCGATAATGCAAAGTATGTCCGGTACATTGATGTAGGCGAAAGCGCAGAGCTTGAGTATCAGGTCATAGCCGACACGAATGCAGATGTCGGGCTTTACGAGCTTGACTTGTGCCTTTCATATACCGACCCGCTCACAGGCAGTGAAAAGACCATCTCGACACTTGCGGGAGTGTATGTTGGTGGGGAAACCGATTTTGATGTGGCTTTTTCTGAAAGCTCAAGCGGAACAACTTCATTTAGTATTGCAAACATAGGAAATAATCCTGCATATTCGGTTTCTGTCATAGTCCCAAGCCAAAGGTCCTGGAGTGTTCAGGGCCCAAACTCGGTAATAATAGGAAACCTCAACAAGGGGGATTATACCGTTGCAAGCTTTACGCTCCAGCAGAGCGGCTCAACAATGCAGATGCCTAATGGAACAAGGGGGGTTGGAATGGCGAACGCAACGACTGACGGAATCGCTGCACAGGATAGGGACCGCAACATGACGGCTTTCCAGAACCGGACAATGCAGGCACAGTCCAGCACGATTCTCCTTCAGGTTGCCTACACAGATACTCTGGGAGAGAGGAGGATTCTTGACAAAGAGGTCCAGATGGCTTCACAAAGTAGCGGCAACACGACCTTTGCAATGGCCCGCACAGCAGGCAGGAATGGCACATACCCACAATCGCAAGGGGGTCTTGGAAACTATGTCTGGCTGATATCTGGCTTTATCGTTCTGGCAGGGGGCTTTTTTCTTTACAGGAGGCACAAGAAGAAAAAACAGGCGTCCATTGAGTTTAAGGAGGGTAATTTTCTTTCCAAAAAGAAGAAATAG
- a CDS encoding helix-turn-helix transcriptional regulator → MEKPLKRLADLNTKDCLWIYLLRILKDGPRHGYILREEVNKRFGFMPGTVTSYRVLYSLKADGFVQKKPDGRKEIYTITPKGLEILKKAVNFYENLGKLLKS, encoded by the coding sequence ATGGAAAAGCCCCTTAAGCGCCTGGCAGACCTTAACACAAAAGACTGCCTGTGGATTTACCTCCTGAGGATCCTGAAGGACGGCCCACGCCACGGCTACATATTAAGGGAAGAGGTAAACAAGCGCTTTGGCTTTATGCCGGGCACAGTCACTTCCTACAGGGTTCTGTATTCCCTGAAAGCTGATGGCTTTGTCCAGAAAAAGCCGGACGGGAGAAAAGAGATATACACTATCACTCCAAAAGGTCTTGAAATCCTTAAAAAAGCGGTCAACTTTTACGAAAACCTCGGAAAGCTCCTG
- a CDS encoding ABC transporter permease, translating to MKFRKCFKHAFNMVVHSKLRSWLTIIGIVIGVGSVVAILALSEGMQESMNDRLGALGGDILTLSAGYSRGSSMMGGREGPDGSFGGSGGATATDDEPVIDRSDVQALKSIPDIAIISPTIRGNVKVSYLGKSGSVSLTGVDQAVWSKITTAEIRDGRMLDSADQNVIVIGSRLADSYFSQPLGISKSITIEGSSFRIVGILDDESNSIYMPMQMAYQVLEDKDYGVYDSVTIKIKDEETLNETMEKITSKLMLVRHVNERTKDFTLSSSKQMQATRAEMMSSMTIFLTAIAAVSLIVGAVGIANTMFTSVLEKTKEIGIMKAIGARNSDIMMIFVLDSAIIGFVGGALGLLLGMAASMAFPTLMGETMMFRSGGVVSMRIIILALGVSVLIGVLSGLIPAYQASKLKPVDALRYE from the coding sequence ATGAAATTCAGGAAGTGTTTCAAGCACGCTTTTAATATGGTAGTGCACAGCAAGCTTAGAAGCTGGCTAACCATAATAGGAATTGTAATTGGCGTTGGGTCTGTTGTCGCGATTCTTGCATTAAGCGAAGGAATGCAGGAGTCGATGAATGACCGGCTCGGGGCGCTTGGAGGCGACATACTTACGCTTTCTGCCGGCTACTCGAGAGGAAGCAGCATGATGGGCGGCAGGGAAGGGCCTGATGGCAGCTTTGGCGGAAGCGGAGGCGCAACGGCAACTGACGATGAGCCGGTAATCGACCGCTCGGACGTTCAGGCGCTTAAGTCAATACCGGACATCGCAATAATCAGCCCAACTATCAGGGGAAATGTCAAGGTATCCTATTTAGGAAAATCCGGGTCTGTTTCCCTTACGGGCGTTGACCAGGCAGTCTGGTCGAAGATAACCACCGCTGAGATAAGGGATGGCAGAATGCTTGACTCGGCAGACCAAAACGTCATCGTAATCGGCTCCCGGCTTGCGGACTCTTACTTCAGCCAGCCGCTTGGGATAAGCAAGTCCATAACTATCGAGGGAAGCTCTTTTAGGATTGTCGGGATTCTTGATGACGAGAGTAACAGCATCTATATGCCAATGCAGATGGCATACCAGGTTCTTGAGGACAAGGATTACGGAGTTTACGATTCGGTTACTATTAAGATAAAGGACGAGGAAACCTTGAACGAAACAATGGAGAAAATCACCAGCAAGCTTATGCTGGTCCGGCATGTTAATGAACGGACCAAGGACTTCACGCTTTCTTCAAGCAAGCAGATGCAGGCAACTCGCGCTGAGATGATGAGTTCCATGACAATTTTCCTGACAGCCATTGCGGCAGTTTCACTGATTGTCGGCGCGGTAGGGATAGCAAATACGATGTTTACCTCAGTTCTCGAAAAGACAAAGGAGATTGGGATAATGAAGGCCATAGGGGCAAGAAACTCGGACATAATGATGATTTTCGTGCTGGACTCTGCAATTATCGGCTTTGTCGGCGGGGCGCTTGGCCTGCTTCTTGGAATGGCGGCTTCGATGGCCTTTCCGACACTGATGGGCGAGACAATGATGTTTCGCTCAGGCGGCGTGGTTTCCATGAGGATAATTATTCTTGCCTTGGGGGTTTCTGTTCTTATTGGTGTTTTGTCAGGGCTTATTCCAGCTTACCAGGCGTCCAAATTAAAGCCGGTGGATGCACTGAGGTATGAGTAG